DNA from Dasypus novemcinctus isolate mDasNov1 chromosome 19, mDasNov1.1.hap2, whole genome shotgun sequence:
AGAGTTAATATAGCCATTTTACAAAAGGGGAAGTGAGATAGAGTAAAAGGACTTGGCCAGAGTCACAAAGCAGGCTCTGAAAGCCGTTTTTTCCGATCACGTTATGTTAGGAAAAGTCGGCAAACACCGGGAGGCGTAGATTAAATACCGATTTATAAACGTGAAACAAAATCCACGCGTTGAGAAAAGCGAGGCGTCACTTCCGGTAGTGGGCCGGGTAGGCTTCCTGGGGGTGGTGACGTTGTTAGGGGCTTATTCGCCAAGTTGTAGGATCTCCGCTCAGTGTGAGGCCCCGGTGGCCAGTCCGAGACCGCGAGGATCTTACCTCTCTGGACCAGATCCGGGCACCACTCCCGAGAGCGGGCTCGATCATGAAGCTGCCGCACCGCCAAGTCTCGGACGAGGATCTGGAGGAGAGAACACCGGTCACAACCTCGGGGCCACAATTCCCGATCGCCTGGCTCTCTTGTTTCCATAGTAACGGCTACTTGCCGCAGGGAAGAATCGGCCTCCCCCGGCTCACCGGGTTACCGGTCCCAGCTATCACTCCTGAGCCACTGCAATCTTAGCCGAGAAGGGGGCGCGGTTCAGCTTGCCTGGGCTCCTTGATCCCTAGGAGTCTGTCTCCACGGCAACGCGCCCAGCCGCGCCACGGCGGCCGCCAAGGGACAAACCTGCCGCATGCGCACCCAAACGGGGCTCCGCGCTCACGCCCCGGCTCCGCCCCCCTCGTGCGTCTCCCGGGCAACGCTCCGCCGCGCAGTCCCCGCGCTCACTCGGCTTTCGCGCGCGTCCACAGAACATGGCTGCTGCTCGCAGCTCCTCTGACCTGCTTCCTATCCACCGGCAGAACGCAAGCGCAGAACCCCCGGCAGGTGAACACCCGCCCAGACAGTCGGTCACATGGGACCCGAACTCGCCCATGGCTTTTGCGGCCACTGCCCAGCCGAGCACCAGTTACGGCACCAACCTGGTCCCGACCCCGGCCCGGACCTCGACCCCGACCTCCCTGCAGCGCAGTACTCGCAGCGGCAGCGTCGATATGGTCTTAGGAGTCCGGCCGCAGATCATCTTCTTGCGGCCGCGAACCGCGCAGACGCCGGTGCTCTTCAGGTGCGGCCCAGAGACCCAGAACATTCGTCAGACTCCGGGGCCCCAGAGGGAGCCTGAACTCCCTCAGACCCCGGCTCCTGGGGCCGGTCCCCCgacccccagcccaggccctcCAAGAGCCCCGGGACTCTGAGAACGGTCACTTCTTTGACCCCAAGAAGAGTCTGGATTTCTCACAGACCTGGGCCCCAGCTCCTCCTCGGTCCAGCTCTTTGGGTCCCAGGAGTCCGAATTCCTTCAGCCTGGACCCCCGAGAGAAGCCGAATTTCCCACCCCAGACTCACATTTCCTCCCCCTCGTCCCTGTTCCTTAAGCTTGACATCATGTGGCCCGGGGCTCCCCAGCGCTCTTTAGGGGTGAGCCCGGAACCCCCTCAGAGCCTACCGAAGCTCACATCCCCACAGACCTTAAACACGCCAGATACCCAGTCTCCTCATCCTCCACCTCCCTCAGTGACCCCGGGAAAGCCCCCTGTTCCCTGAACCGAATCTTAATCCCCATAAACCCCAATTTCCCCCACCCCTTCATTCCCACAACCCCTCGCAGTATTCTCCAAACTCCCATGGAGGCCTTGCAGTGGAAAGCAGTTGGAGTCAAAATGAGTTTGATTCAAAATAACCTTATCTGAAAGGGACTATTATTCCCAGTCACTGCTTTTTTCCTCCTTAGTATTGGTAAATTTGGTGCACCACTGAGTGGATGAAATGTTTCATGTGTCTTTTAAGCACTTTtggtctttttttgtgtgtgaacaCAAAAACCGGATTTGGGGGATTTTGTGTGTGAGCATCTTGATCTCTAAACTTAAGCGTTTTCTGTCGCTTCATGCCTATGGGGTGTCTGCATAGGCATCAAGAAATATAAATTGGAGATTGGGGACATTTTTCagtttgtaaattttaaaagtcatgaAACGTAGGTCCAAATTGGCTgagaatgaattagaaaaacattttttttaagctttCAAAATGTTTGATCctttaaaatttgtcttttgtGATCTGAACTATAAACTAGTATACACCCATAGAAAAAACAGACAGGTAAAAACAGAGGTCATAAGAAACACCCATCATCCCACTTGCCTGGAGACAAatcactattaacattttgcatccATATGTATTACAACATGCTTatacattaaacaaattttacaaaaaaacgTTCACTgttatgtaacttttttttttcacttaatacacCCTGGATatctttctgttttatatattataattttaaatagctGCACagtattttattgtgttttaacCAGTTTTATTCAATTGCTTCCCTACTGTTGCACATTTAGATAGTCCCccaattttagaaagaaaatatgaacaattgtttttaaatgggcaaaaacaTTTAAATGTGTATAATTGCAAATCCACTCCATGATGTGACGAAATTATCAAACAGTAAAAGCTCAGTGCCTGGCAATATCCATTTCTGGCCAGTTCCTCATTTTGACCAAGTTAATCTCTCTTTTCACCCTGAGTACCTAATTCCATTCCACCCCACTCCATGCCATCTCCTTTTCCAGCTCTCACCCATCAATCTTCACTTCACACTTCTTTCACATTTCTGGACTTTTTCCAAAACTTCATCCCTTAGAATTCCCTATTAACCTAACCCACCTTTTGTCCAAGCTTTTTACCTCAACCCCCTCAAATTCATTCCTCTGAACTCTACCCTAGGACTTTTGCTCCTCTCCTCTTAATGCTACCCCCCCCCTCCATCTCATACTGTATTTTCTCCTTAACTATTTTGAGGACAGTTCTGAGTCCCTGCAGACCCTTTTCTTGGGCTGTTCTGGGTCCTTCTACATCCTTCTGAAGATGGCTTGTCCTCTCTGTGTCCAAGAAACATCCTCTTATTCACCTTTTCTAGAAGAAGCCTCCATCTGTCCCTTTCCTCCTCTGAAAATTGTGACAGAACTGTGCCTGACCCAAGAAACCTAGGGAAAGCTCAGCCACTTCCCCGGGGCCCTGTCCAATCAGGTCTGACCCTGGCCCTGGCCCAGCCATCTCCAACCTGTActgccttcctctcccccctccagcTTAATGAATTCCAGTGAAGCAGCGGTGAAAAAACTTTTACCCAAGAGTCACTTATCTCGGGTGATTATTCGCGACAACCTCAGTGCACAACGAATCTTAGAAATAGAGGTAAAGTAGTCACAAGCTTTTGCATTAGAGATGTTAGTGGCTTGACCCATATTCATTTCACTCTCCCCGCTAACCCTCGGAGGGGCATCACAGGTCTTAGAGGTGACAGAGAATCTACAAGGTGCTCTAATGTAGACCCATTTCACAGTTGAGGCAATTGAAATCCTTGCCCAAGATCCTACAGCTGTTCTAGACTGAGGGGACCAGGGAGAGAGATTATCTCTTGGCTCTTGTggcatttttttcccccctcaaagATAATTAGCTTTCTGTTTGATCAGAGGAAATCCGTAAATGGATTCCTACTATCTTCCTTAAGAAGAAGTCTTGGGTCTTAGAGCTTGAAGTGCCTTCATCTCTTTCAGgtcaatctttttcctttagggaTTGTCCCCATTTTCTAGATGAGAACTGAGACTCCTTTCCCACTTTTTGCTTATGGATGGGAAGGGTTTGACCTGCTTACCTGAAAGCTCTcagaagaaaggagagggcaaCCACAGTGTTGTCATCCCACTGCTCCCCACAGTCACTGATTGATGAATTCATTAAATGAGTCCTGGGGTTTTCTGGGGATGGGGGCTGTGTTGGGCCGTAGGAAGAGACTAGAATAAGCTGGACTTCAAGCAGAGCAGGCAGCCCAGAGTTGAGCTGCTGCCCCTTTCTTGACCTTTGGGCTTTCCTCCATTGTCCTGGACCCAAGTCCTGATGGGCTTATAGGATTCTAATGTCAAAAGAATGAGGGGGGTAGGGGCAGGTAAAAGAAGCATAAGAGATGGTGCCAGATTCCCTTTAAAGCTACAAAGACCCAAAGAAGAGTAGGGGCCTTACGTTTCTCCCTCTGCTAAACTTAGAGTGGTGTGGTATAGTGGAGAGAGGGTGGACTTGGAGCTGGACAGCCCAGCTTTGTGGGACTTTTGTGTTgccttttggtgtgatgttctcTGGGACATCCCATTGGTAAAATGGGATATGTTAGGACCCTCTAAATTGCAGGTGACATGAGCTGAACTTGAACTAAttcaagtgaaataaaaaatgataggtTTACATAATCAATGATGGAAAGGGGCAGGGTAGCTAGAGTTTGGGATGAGCAAAAACAAGGGCTCTAACCTGATCAACACTATCAGGTGGGTCTCCTGCCCTACCCCTTCACCTCCTTTGTCTGTTTCCCTGTGTGTTGCTATCGTGATTGGATTGACTGTCCCTGGGGAGCATGGCCACAGGAAACCTTGGCCCATAGaccagaaaacaaaggaaatgcTTCCACTATTGCTCCAGGTAGAGAAATTCTGGAGAAGAACTCCATTTGGCCCAGGTTGGGTCATGGGTCCAGCGCTGCTTCAAACAGTATGGCCAGGTGGTGTGGGGTATTTTGACAGGCCCAGGCTGGGTTGGGGACCAACCCCTATGACCAGTGCATGGGGGATGTTGTACCTCTGGCAAATGGTGTGAGGATCCCAGATACTGTACTTGGAAACTCTTGAGTTGGCTTTTTATGCGTGCCATCCTTCAACCACCCAGAAGCTTCCCTTTTGCAGCTGTATTGAGCCCATACTGTGTTGAAGGTGTCCTGCAGCCATCATGTATCATTACTGCCATTTAAGAACTAAcagaaatggaggctcagagaggtggatAACTTCACTAAGGTTTCACAGTGAGTCATGGCAGAGTTGCAAACCCTGGTCTGATTTATCATTATGCAGGATTTCTCCCTTCAGGGTAGGTACTGTCTTCTCTGTTTATACCTGTGTGTCTGGTTTACAGGAATTCAGTGAACCTGCGGGACCAAGAGCCATGTTTCTGTCTCCCCCCAAAAGTGCTCACATTCAGGGAAGTGGCAGCACTGGGTGGTTTTTCAGGGCCTCAACAACGACCACTAAGAGCTAGGGTCTTGGGAATCCTCAGGGTATGCTCCAAGAGCAGCCGGTGGCTGCTGGATCTATGGCCTTGCTTCTTAAGTGGGGGCGAGTTTGTCCCCATCTCCAGGGGACATTTggtaatgtctggagacattttccGTGGTCCTAAGGCTGGCACCTGGTGGGTAGAGGGCAGGTATGCTGCTCAACATCCTGCAATATGCAGGACCACCCCCCACTCTCTCATATCACAGAATGGCCAGGCCTCAAATGTTAccagtgctgaggttgagaaccTTGATCTGTGATAAGGGTCGTGGTCAAGAGTAATTCACCAGCATAGCATTCTGTTGTAGGCTGACCTAGAAAATGCTGCTACAAAACAGCCACTTACTTCTTCGCAGCTGTATCGGAATCCTCTCAAGTACACGATAAGAATACCAATTCCTGGACCCCACCCAAGCCCCATTGAAGCTTGAATCTCTGGGGTCTGTATTTTGATCAAGCAGCTGAACTATTTCCAATGCTCAGCTAGATTTAGAAAACACTGATTTGTAGTAAGTCTCTTGGTGCCACATTTCCTGTCaacctccctccctcctcactTCAACTCACTATGTCAAATAATCATGTCAACATTGACTGACCTCTGTGGAGAACTCCTTTGCTTAACATGGTGTTAGATCTGGAGACAAGGCTAGTGCTTATGAAAAAATGTAGACTCTTAGGCTCACCTCCCACCACATTCTGTTGCTACAAGCACTCCAGCCTTCAAAGCCCAGCCCCAGTTTTTAGGCCAATCCTTCCACAAGCCTTTGCTTACTGTCTTCCTTT
Protein-coding regions in this window:
- the C19H5orf52 gene encoding uncharacterized protein C5orf52 homolog → MAAARSSSDLLPIHRQNASAEPPAGEHPPRQSVTWDPNSPMAFAATAQPSTSYGTNLVPTPARTSTPTSLQRSTRSGSVDMVLGVRPQIIFLRPRTAQTPVLFSLMNSSEAAVKKLLPKSHLSRVIIRDNLSAQRILEIEIRASDKTKKKMGHLFDHLKKKFLTDQLRKLGRWRREFASIQQYLDSTRAYKFQLKFKLDKSHAP